In Balaenoptera acutorostrata chromosome 3, mBalAcu1.1, whole genome shotgun sequence, the genomic stretch CACCCCCTCTCCTCTGGTTTCTCCTCTCAGGTAGGCCACACAGagaagactccaagctcccaggATGCTTCCTGAATGGACTGCCTCACCATGCTGGCTGTTCAGGTGCTTCTCAGTCATTGTCCTAAAAGATGCTGGACAAAGGCCCTGAGTGATGTCACCCGAGTACCCAAGCCTTCCACAGGGCCACTTAAGTTGGACCCCTGCATGCCGGCCAGCCTTCCCCGCTTGCCGTGCGCCCTACCCAGGATGCCGGGTCAAGCATGGATAATACATTGAACAGCTGCTTGGGCCTGGACATAGGGAGCCTGTCTaccttattttaaagaaagtcaGTTCTTGGGGTTCATGAGTACGCTCCATCCCTTGCTGTACTAGAAAAATGTAAAGAGTTTGTGCTAAAACAGACTCTCACACATGCCAAAATATTTACATGAAAATGCAAACACACATACATCCTCTCATACCCCAAACCCATAATCCAGTGCTTTGAACAGCTTAGGAAAGAGTACTTACAATGAATTTCATTaacttttcatttactttcacTACATTTTTGGCCATGTGCTGCATGACTTCCAATACTTCATTCTCTGTGTATCCAGTGTAATACTGCTGCTTTAAGTTCTGGAACACAACGCAAAGAGAAGAAGCAAGATAAAGCCTCCACTTCTTTAGGAGAGCACATCTTAACACATGCTGACATTACTTACGTAAAAGctataaaaaatattcttaccTGCTGGAAAGTCAGTCTCAGCCCCAACCACTACCATGGTACCAGCAAAGCAGCCAGTAAATGCAGGACGACTGTGGCTCTGAGCAGGACTAAATTAAGACGTTACATAGCTCTCAGCTAAATCAAATGGCGAAGGTCCCAGataattatgttttaaagaaGGTTGCACATGTAAGTAGGGTACTTCAAGTGACAAAGCTTTCATGCTTGCCTCTGTCACCACactgaaaagggaaggaaagtggGACAGAGTATAAACAAACCCAACAAAGGGTTTACAGAGATCTGGGTCTAGCACATCTCAGTCCCCTCGTTAAAGCCCTGTCTGGCAGCGGCTGGTAGGGAGCTCGAGAGCACAGATATCTGTATTGTCGGTCAGGGAAAGGGGTTCAGGATTAAGAAATAAACTGGCTCCTAAGCAGCAATCTAAGCTACCAAACCCAGAAGAACGAAGACCTCCCAGCAGCACTCTCCTGTCGGGCCCTGTGTAGTTAAGCACTAGAGAACACAGAGCACTCAGAGAAGCATCTACACCCAGCCTCGTGGCCCAGCCTCCCAGAGACCAAAATTCAAGCAAAAGGACAGCTGATGATTGATAACATGACTTACTTTGTATGAAGATATGTAACCTGACTTTATTTCAGATTTGTGATAAAATTCTAAAAGCTAAAACACACCCCTCTCATATGCATAATATAATTGGGAAAATAAACCACGATATAACCTTAATCCTAAAATagtttaaaggaagaaagaactaAGCAGGAGTGAATCCTGACGTAATGCACAACTACTGGTATTTTGAAATCAATTGCCAGGAAACAGGGAGGCCTATAGTTAATGGGTTTAGAGCCAAGGAAGCACCTCTTAGAGTAATTTGGCTAAAATAAGCCATTGGTACCAAGAGCATGTGCCATAGATGTTACCAGTGGTCTTTTTCCCTTCAATTTTTATATCAAAAATGTTCAAAtctatagaaaatttgaaagaataagATAATGAACATCTGTATATTCTTTGTGCAGATTCATCAATTCTTAAtattttgccactttttctctcctcctctttctctttctctctctcactcatggTGTCTGCAATTCgctttcaaatggttcagcaaaAGTTGTGTGTGATTTTTGAAGCCATCAAACGGCTGGACCATTTGAAAGTGAGTTGCAGACACCATGACACATCACTTCTAAATGTTTCAGAAGCGTCTCCTAAAAAGTATTTTCCTCCCTAGCTACAATACCTTTATCACATAAGAAACATCAACAGTTCCATAATATCATCTAATATATAGTCAATATTCAAATTTCTCCAATTGttacaaaaatatcttttatagatttttctttttatatccagGGTCCAATCAAGGTACAGACAGTACATTTGGTTGTTGTTGTCTTTAGTCTTTAAAACTCCCATTTTCTTGGCTTTAaatgacattgattttttttgaagGATCCAGGTCAGTTACTTTGAGAACGTCCCATTCTGGATTTGTCTGTGTTTCATGATGACTGGATTCATGTCCAACATTTTGGACATGAATTCTATTTAGGCGATAATGCATACTTCCTATTACACCAGAAGGTAGGTAAAGTCAGGTAGTCTCACCACTGGTGATACCAAGCCCAATCACTGGGTTAAGGTAGTAACTGCCAGACCTCTCCATCACAAAGGTACAGTTTTTCTTCAGAAATACTACACATCTGTGGGGTGATATTTTGAGAACAATGTGAATCATGTTTGCccaaattattttacttaatgctATAAGCATCAATTGACGATCCTTGCTTGAATCAATTATTACACTAGGGGTTTAAAAATGGTGGATTTCTATCTCTACCACTGTTTCTACTTTAATTAGCTGGcattctactgattttttttgaagtccctccctccctaccttccttccttccttttttatcaTTATGGGTTCATGCATTTTTTAATGCATTATAATCTGCTACTGtcacaatcctttttttttttttttttttttttagggagcattttctttttttttcaaattttatttatttatttattttatttatggctgtgttgggtcttcgtttctgtgcgagggctttctctagttgtggcaagtgggggccactcttcatcgcggtgcgcgggcctctcactaccgtggcctctcttgttgcggagcacaggctccagacgcgcaggctcagtaaatgtggctcacgggcccagttgctctgcggcatgtgggatcttcccagaccagggctcgaacccgtgtcccctgcattggcaggcagattctcaaccactgcgccaccagggaagccctgtcacaaTTCTTTTTAATGCTCAACTTTAGTCAGAAGGAGCCCTTTCAAGCCAGCTTCTATGTCcttttatcagattttttttttttttttttttttagaaattcacgttcttttatttatttatttatttatttatttatgactgtgttgagtcttcgtttctgtgcgagggctttctctagttgcggcaaatggggaccactcttcatcgcggtgcgcgggcctctcaccatcgcggcctctcttgttgcggagcacaggctccagacgcgcaggctcagtaattgtggctcacgggcccagttgctccgtggcatgtgggatcttcccagaccagggctcgaacccgtgtcccctgcattggcaggcagattctcaaccactgcgccaccagggaagcccttctatgTCCTTTTGATGTGACCCCACTGATCTTTGAGAATTTGCTTGCTACCTGTTACAAACTGATCTACGCTCACCTTGTACTTCCCCTGCCACGGCCCTGAAATCAGCTATTTCTTGAAGGAGCCCTAGTTCCGAGTATGTCATGGCATTGAGTATGCAAGATGTGAGCACTAGGTATCTTCACTGCTACTGGGTTGTCATTGTTTCTGGGCCTTTCATTATGAATTTATTGATATTTCTAAAACAGATTTAATATTATAGGgtcttcctttgtttttgttagcaatattttatcttcttacAGTGAAAATTTTAGTCCTTAATAACACGAATCTTTGCTTTATCCTACAATAAAAATAGTTCCAGAATTATAATAACAGACTACTATTAACCTCCTAGAAACAGATTAGTAAACCTCCTAAGTAAGTATGTTACCTTTTTTGgtcctttgttttgtttaatttcacaTCCCACTAAAAATGCACAGTCGGAGTGCTGTGTTCAAAAGTTATGGGAATTAATTCTTCCCTCTGTTCTGTTACCACTTTGAATATATAGTGACATTGTTTTTGCTTAATTTCAGTTTCGGGTTTGCATAGAACATTCATATTGTTCAAAAGTCAAAAAAGTTACATTACACTGTATACAAGTTAATAAAAAATTACAACCAGAAGTTCTGCTCCTATCCTCAACCTTCTACCCTGATACCCACCCAGAGATATCCATCTTCATTAATTTCTGGTCTATTCTTcttgtattttttgaaaaattagcaAATACATAAGCACAGATACATATCTTCTCTCTCTTACTCCCATTCTTTCTTACATAAAATGTAAACTCTACATACTGTGTAGAGGAAAAGGTCCACCACGATGCCCTGGCATTCTTACACATATCCACCACATAGGCCAGGCCGACAAAGGCTTGAACCACATTGATCTGTCTTGGCAAAATGCTTTGTGATCCTCCTGGAACATGATGGGGTGGCAGGCGAGGGGGCCGCCTCCAACATCTCCCACTCACTTCCCTATCTCTTCTGGGTAGGAGGCTGTAATGAGACCACTTCTTATCACCTCCTGGGCTCTGCTGGGGTGTTTGCTCTGCTGCTTGCGGGCTACAGATACAGACTCTAAAACTGCTTAGTGGCAGTCCAGAATGGGCCCATCCACGGAAGCGATCCTCTGACTCGCATTGCAGCCAGTGGCCCCTTTTGTTTCACTGTTATCCTTTTTGGCGTGTGAAACAAGAACCCAGGCAGGAGCTGACATCCTTGGCTAATTGTATGAACCTAAAAGTGGCTCATTTCATCTTTACCGGGTAAACCAGGTCAGGCCTTGGCCCTGTTTTGTCTTACGTGCTTGACAACTTGCttgtttcacttaaaaaaatatccCAGAAATCTTAGCCTATCAGTTCTTAGTGGCCTTCCTCATTCTTTACGACTCTGTAATATGTTTGCATACCATGGTGTTGTCACCAAGCAGCTCTTTTAAGCCTGTGGCCTTTTAGCAACTGCTTCAAGGATAGTGTGTGACAAATGCTAACGCCTTTCGTGTCTAGAGGCCCTAAAATACagctaattaattttttcttaaattcaatACTTACCCATTTTCCATGGCCTAGAACCTTCTGGGACAGGCAGGAAGCGGCTGCTGCCACCTTAGAAGGGTGATAATGCACCATGTCGTAGTCAATGAGAGTCAGTTCCATCAAGTATTTGGCTAAAGTGTGCTGTTCAACATCGACCTATGAAAGAACAGATGGTAAGAAGCATGGCTGTTAGGACTCTCTTGCAAAATTCTGGGTGAAGATCTAGGAACTCAAATCCACTTAACTCACTTGTCCTTCCCAGGCACTGCTCTATTCCACAGTATGTTACAAACACAGAACATGAAGTCTTTTAAGAACTGATAAGTTAAGTGTTGGGACTTATCTAAAAGATGCATCCTATAAAGTCATAAGTTTTCCTTTAATTGGGTCAGTGTTTCTGGGATGAGACaacaaacagcaaaataaagTCTCCTACGGAATTGGAGGCACTTACCTCTCCGGCTTTTGATGCCCGCCTTAAGAAATGTAGTGGTAAAGGTCGACCCAACTCAAATTTCAGTTCTTTCAAAATTAGAGTTTCCATTTCTCGAATTTGAGAACTGGTGTAAGCATTGTCTGTGATGTAAACGAAGTCTTCAATATTTGGAGAAAACATCTCCTCATACTTGGAAGCCAAGAGCAGAGCTGTAATCCCAACCAGTTGAAGCTTCTTACGAGAGACTGGCTGAACCTAATTGAAGAAGAGTGTGTCAAAAGTCTTAACTAACGAGAGGATGGGGGCTCTGGGTGGAAGAAAGTAAGAGGAAACCAAGTCCTGAAGCAGTGCACGTTGTCTCTGCTCACACCCCTCTTAAGGGCACAGGAACCTGAGTGTTGATCACAGGCACCACCACGGCTCACAGGAGCTGTCTATCATGgagtgcttgctatgtgccaggcacagtgctaagaTTCAAACAATCATCTCATCGAATCCTCACAAAAAACCTAGGAAGTCCATATTTTTTACCCCACTTAGAAATAGATGGACTAAGAAGAGATGCAGACATCAGCCCAAGATCAGTCAACTGCTGACTGACAACCAAGCTCCCAGGCACTGCTCCACCCCCATCATCCTGGCTTGAGTGTCTCGGGAAGCCCCAATATGGCACTCAGCATGGTCTGAATCAGGATGAGGCCAAGGAAAAAAGCAGGAATTTAATGGATGACTAGGGCTGAGGAAGTGCCTTAAGTGTCTCCTTAATCCTCACCAAAAGTACACTCATTATTCAGCCTAAAGAACCTTCCAAAGATGCTTCAGGGTCAGAGAAAATCTCAGCCTGGAGGATAAGTGTTTCccttaactttcttttctttttaaactaggAATTTGTGTTTTTTGCTTCAACTCTCAATATTGAAAATCTACCAAAAATATGACAGTGCTTTCCTATCCAGTGAGGATTGTATAATAAAAACCAATGACTCTATGATGACTTAGCATTTTGCAGTATCTCAGGGTCAGTCTTATCAACACAATTATTACTGTATGGTTTGGGCTTGACCTACACCTATATTATAAATGttgactttaaataaataaagccttatCTGAAGGGCTACCCATTTGGTAGACAACGCACCAGTGGTTAATGTCTGGCATTTCTTCTAACTGGTCAGTGTTCTTACATTACCAGTTGAGAAATATTTTGATGATCACTACGCTTCTCGGCTTCATTTCTTACCTCCCTCTTTACTTTAGACCTCACACTGAGCACACTCCCCACGCATACCTCCAACACCTTGTAAAAAGGTGGCCTCCTGCCTCTTCTACACTGATTCAATGCCACAGCCGGCTGGAAACTGTTAAGTCCTCTAGCCAAactcctcatttttcagatgaggaagcttAACACCAAAGAGTACTGAACTATGGAAACTGTGCAAGTGGGCCTGGAGAACCAGCCCCCAAAGGCACCACAGGCTTCAGATGGACTTTCAGACCGCCTGCTGGTTTATCTCCTCCGATGAATGACTGCGGCAAGGCAGCGTCTCCCCTGAGCACTTTGCAGCAGGCTGACCTAACAGAAATGCCCAGCATTGGTCAGCATCACCAGAGGTTTGACACACTTGGACTACTTCCTTTTCTAGCACTTGAAGTTCTTGGGCATCTCATAAATTGGCTTTTGGTTTTTTCTTCAGAGGCACCACACCTTGGCAGTGCATAAATGCAAAGTTCGCTGAGCTGCACGAAGTCCCTTACCTGTAAAAATCGGTCCATGATGGCGACGCACATGTACAGAGTTTCCTGCAGCAGCCTAAACTTGGAGTGGACTTGCACCAGCCAATCCACCAGGATGGCACGCATGCGTCCGTTTATATCTCTTCCATCTAAAAAATGTGGATTTATGGATTGCAGAACCTGTTGGCggaattaaaagtttaaaaagctgACCtcgataaacaacaaggtcctactgtatagcacaaggaactatattcaatatcctgtgataaaccataatgtaaaagaatatcaaaaagaatacatatatctataactgagtcactttgctatacagcagtaattaacacaacattgtaattcaactatacttcaatgaaaaataaattttagggacttccctggaggcgcagtggctaagaatccacctcccaatgcatgggacacaggtttgagccctggtctgggaagatcccacatgccatggagcaactaagcccgtgtgccacaactactgagcccgcatgagacaactactgaagcctgcacacctagagcccatgctctgcaacaagagaagccaccacaatgagaagcccgtgtaccgcaatgaagagtagcccccacttgctgcaactagagaaagcccgtgcacagcaggcccagtgcagccaaaaataaattaattaattaaataaaataaattttaaaaaataagttaaaaaaaagagctgaCCTCATTTCCTTCCCAGTTATGTGGTAAATTCCACACGGCTGTACAACCAAAACACAAAGGCCCACTCACCTCAAGCTGCCTTAGATACTGGTAGATATCCTTAACATAGTCACTGCAGAGCTGAGGGTTCTCCCAGTCTTCAGTATCAATATCCTCAATTTTGCAGAGCAAGGCATCAGAGAAAGCTTGGCAGAGGTTCTCTTCCTTCATGGAGATATCCGCAGGTGTGGGAGAGGGACCCTACATCCACAAATGAAAGTGCATGTATCACTACCTTAGGAGTAGCCTTGATCACAAATACAAGCAGGGCCAACTGGTTTAAAAGTATCAtatgcatttttataaatgataaagCCGAAACAGATACATTTCAGAGTAAGAGGTGAATAATTCAAGATGTAGGGGATGAAGTTTTCCGATGTATACTCCTCTGTTTAAAAACACtctagggggtgggagggagggagacgcaagagggaggagatatggggatatatgtatatgtataactgattcactttgttatacaacagaaactaacacaccatcgtacagcaactgtactccaataaagatgttaaaaaaaaaaaaaaaaccactctagggggcttccctggtggcacagtggttaagactccacgctcccagtgctgGGAGCCCGGGTTTGCTTCTCTCCAGCCTCCTGGCCACGTCTGCCTCACCACAAGCAGTCTCCCTCTTCCCAGAAGCCTCTTGTCCCTGTATCCACATGGATAATTCCCTCACCTTCTTCAAGTTTTGCTTAAGTGTTATCTTCTCAATTAGGTTTATCCTATTTAAAATTACCATCTGCCTTCTATTCCCCCCACACATATGTTTCATCTCTTTTACTGTGTTTTTCCCCAAAGAATCGATAACCTCCTAATACACtatagtttatttatatataatgtgtattattTTCTGTCTACCTCTACCAGAATGTAAGCTTTACAACCTTACATTTATTCAAACTGATTTTGTCCGCTAAGGTATCTCAAATACCTATGTCATCCCTGACacagtatttattgagtgaaagAAAGGTAGACACCTGGGTTCAGAGATTCCTAGAGCTGATAGTTCACTTTAGCAGTAGCCTCTTGTGCAAGTGTAATGTTTTCTTCTCATGAACCAATTTATTCTAAATTGAGAAATTGGCAATGAAAAAGCAGGAAAGCACATTCCAGCCTATGAATAAAACAGAAGGAGGAAGCAAAGACTGAGCAAGTATACAcccagtattttatcttcttatGCTGACTGGGtgattatttataaaaatcacacaaattaaaattttatgaagttaaaatattatttagtaatgaaacaaaaacaattacttttttaaagaggTACTTCTCAAAGTACAGCCTAGGACTGCAAGGCTATAAGAATAtgtattaaagtaataaaatacagaaggaaagagaaggcagtataataaacaattttaatttacattaaagCTCAATGATTATAGTTTCCAGTcttagagaagaagaaaacagtaacaaatatatatatcaatatatatatatattgatagcAATTCAAAACATGCCCTTCCCTCTTAAACCAAAGGTCTTAAACTGAGGAAGGGCTAGGTGAGCAAGAGGTATACAGGTATACCTCATCTATTCAAGAATTTAAGAACCGTTAGAAGGAATAAGAAGAGCTACTTGGAGTACCAGGGAGAAACCTAGTAAGGTTACCAGAGACGGTAGAACCTCAAGGAAAATAAGTAGGCAAAGGTACACAAGCACAAAGTCCCAGGGGAAGCCAAGAAATAAAGGCA encodes the following:
- the CCNB2 gene encoding G2/mitotic-specific cyclin-B2, with protein sequence MALLRRPTVSTDLENIDTGVNSKPKSHVTIRRAVLEEIGNRVTIRAAQVTKKAQNTKVPVPPTKTTNVNKQLKPTASVKPVQMEVLAPKGPSPTPADISMKEENLCQAFSDALLCKIEDIDTEDWENPQLCSDYVKDIYQYLRQLEVLQSINPHFLDGRDINGRMRAILVDWLVQVHSKFRLLQETLYMCVAIMDRFLQVQPVSRKKLQLVGITALLLASKYEEMFSPNIEDFVYITDNAYTSSQIREMETLILKELKFELGRPLPLHFLRRASKAGEVDVEQHTLAKYLMELTLIDYDMVHYHPSKVAAAASCLSQKVLGHGKWNLKQQYYTGYTENEVLEVMQHMAKNVVKVNEKLMKFIAIKNKYASSKLLKISTIPQLNSKTIRELASPLLGRS